CGGAATCTCCGCCTCAGAAGCCACTCCGAGTACTGCGCCACTTCGGCCCTTTCCTCCATCGCACCATGTCCGACCCGATACATCCCAGGCCACGCCCCGGCCGGACGGCGTGAGCATCAATGAGCACAAACCCTAGTTGTGCCCCACATCACACGTCGACATTCCATGCTCAGCTCATCCCTCGGTGGCGCCTCTGGCACCGAGAACCAGGAAGGACCGTGGATGCGACAACACCTTGCCCGCATCGTGACCGTGGTACTAGCCGTCGGGCTGACCACGGTCGCGGTGACCGATGCCAGCAGCTCGGGCGGCGGCGACAACGCGCGGACACAACTGAACATCATCGCGCCGGCCGCCCCCGGCGGCGGGTGGGACACATTCGGCCGAGAGGCACAGCAGGCCCTGATGTCCAACGGGATCGTCAACGCCGTCCGCGTCCGCAACGTCCCCGGGGCGGCCGGCACCATCGGACTGACCCAGTTCGTGCAACTCGCCGGACGCACCGATTCGCTCCTGGTCACCGGCGGCGTGATGGTGGGCGGAGTGATCCTGCAGGATTCCGACGCCACGCTCGAAGACACGACGCCCATTGCACGTCTCGCGGACGACTACAACGTGCTCGTGGTCCCCGCGAACTCGCCCTATCAGACGCTGGACGAGTTCATGGCGGCATGGCGAGAGCGTCCGGGGATGGCGATCGCGGGCGGGTCCTTGGGGAGCATCGACCATCTGCTCACGGGAATGCTCGCCGACGCTGCCGGCATCGACCCGTCCCTGACCAACTACATCGCCTACGCCGGTGGCGGTGAGGTCGTGCGCGCGATGATCAGCGGTTCCGCTGTGGGGGCCATCTCGAGTGCCAACGACTTCGCCGCCCAGATCGAGGTGGGCGAACTCCGAGCGCTCGGTATCTCCTCGGCGACACCTCTCGAGGAGATTCCCACCCAGACCTTCATCGAACAGGGAGTGGACGTGTCCATGTCGAACTGGCGCGGGCTGGTCGCCCCACCGGACATCCCGGACGAGGTCCGTGACGAACTGATCGCGATCCTCACGGAGATGCGCGACACCGAGGAGTGGCGCGACACCCTCGACCGCAATGACTGGACCGACTCGTTCATGGCAGGCGAACAGTTCGAGCGGTTCCTCGACGCCGAAGTCGCGTCGACCGAAGAGATCATCAAGGAGTTGGGCCAGTGAGTACCTCGACCGACCCGGCGAGCACCGCGGTTCCGCATGCTCAGCCGGGCAGCAGAACGCGCTGGTGGCGCAAACGGACCGAGTTGGGCTTCGCCGCCGGCATCCTGGCGATCGCCGCCTTCATGATCGTGCAGATCGTCCAGATGGACGTCCCCGACGGAGCAGGAACCCCCGGGCCGCAGTTCTTCCCCGGCCTGGTCGCCGCGTTCCTGGTGCTCACCGGTGGGCTGCTGGCGGTCAACGTCATCCGCAACCCTCGGCACACCGAGGCCACCTCGACGATGGGCCAGCTGTCCACCGACATGCTCGAGGATCTGGCCGCGATCGACCACCCCGGTGAGACCCGGGCGGCTAGCGGCACGACCCGAACGGAGGACGCGGATCCCTCACAGGAGTCCGATGCCCCCACCGGTACGCCACCACCGCCCTCGGCCGTCGGCACGGGATACGTGCCCGTCGACTACCGCACCATCGGGATCGTGCTCGGCGGGCTCGTGGCGTTCGCGCTCACGCTCCAACCGGTCGGCTGGCTGGTCACCGCCAGCGCGCTGTTCTGGGTGGTCAGCTACGCCCTGGGCAGTAGACGCCCACTGTTCGACGTCGCCGTCTCGGTGATCTTCGCGTCCGTCATCCAGATCGCCTTCTCGGCCGGTCTCGGGCTGGGTCTGCCCCCCGGCATCCTGGAAGGAGTACTGCCATGGAGCAACTGAGCCTCCTGGGCGAGGGCCTGGCCGGGGTCCTGACCCCGATGAACCTCACCCTCCTGCTGATCGGTGCCGTCCTCGGTACCGCTGTGGGTGTCCTGCCCGGACTCGGCTCCGCGATGGCGGTCGCCCTGCTCCTCCCGGTCACCTTCACACTCGATCCGACCGGCGCCTTCATCATGTTCGCCAGCATCTACTTCGGCGGACTGTTCGGTGACTCGACCTCGGGGATCCTGCTCAACACCCCGGGCAACTCGTCGGCCATAGCGACGACGTTCGAGGGCCACCGGATGGCCTTGGACGGCCGGGCCGCCAAAGCACTGGGCATCTCGGCGATCGGCGCCTTCACCGGCGGCATGATCGCGTGTGCCTGCGTGGTCATGCTCTCCCCCTACCTGATCCTGCTCGCGCGGGCGTTCTCGTCACCGGAGTACTTCGCGCTCGCCGTCTTCGCCTTCGTCGCCATCTCGGCGGTCGTCGCCGAGTCCGTCGTGCGGGGTCTCGCCGCACTCGGGCTGGGGCTCGCGCTCGCGCTGGTCGGCACCGACTCGATGACCGGCACCCAACGCTTCACACTCGAGAACCCGGCCCTGTTCGAGGGCATCTCGATCATCGTGATCACCGTCGGCCTGCTGGCTCTCGGTGAGGTACTGCACCAGGCGTCGCGGATCCACCGCGAGACCCTGACCGGCGGACCGGTGAAGACCGAGGGCTCACCGTTCCCGACGCGCAAGGAGATGCGCAGGATCGTCCCCGCCTTCCTCCGCGGCACCGCATTCGGTCTCCCCTTCGGCACGATCCCCGTCGGCGGCTCCGAGGTTCCCACGTTCCTCGCCTACGGAACCGAGAAGGCTCTGGCCAAGCGGCGGAATGACCCCGACTTCGGTACCCGCGGAGCGCTCCAGGGCGTCGCCGCGCCCGAGGCCGCCGGCAACGCCACCGCGGGCAGCGCGATGGGCGCGCTGCTCGTCCTGGGACTGCCGACCTCGGCGACGGCCGCGATGATGCTGGCCGCGTTCCAGCAATACGGGATGCAGCCCGGTCCCCTACTGTTCGAGACGAGCGCCGCGCTGGTCTGGCCGCTGCTCGCCAGCCTGTTCGTCGGTCTGATCATCCTGTTGATCATCAACCTGCCGTTCGCCGCGGTCTGGGCGAAGCTACTCCTGATCCCTCGCCACTATCTGTACGCCGGGGTCACCGTCATCGCGATGCTCGGCACCTACGCGATCTCCTCCTCCACGCTGGACCTCTGGATGGTGATCGCGATCGGAGTGGTGGGATTCCTGATGCGGCGGTACTCGATCCCGCTGGCCCCGGTCCTGATCGCCGCGATCCTCGGCCCACTGGCGGAGATAGAACTGCGTCGGTCACTGGCGCAGTCCGAGGGTGATGTGGCGATCCTGTTCTCCTCGCACATCACCATCGTGCTGTACGCGCTGCTGGCCGCAGCGGTGGCCGCGAGCATCATCCAGCACACCCGCCATCGTCGCCGCAGGACCGTGCTCGCCGCACGGTAGTTCGACAAATAACGCGAAGGCCGTCCACGACACGTGGACGGCCTTCGCGAACCTGATCGGTACCGGTGGGGGGACTCGATCCCCCGACCTCACGATTATGAGTCGTGCGCTCTAACCAGCTGAGCTACACCGGCATGCCCTGCCAGTCGGGCGGTCGAACCGCCCCGCACAGTGCGAGCCCCCTGTCGGAATCGAACCGACGACCTTTTCCTTACCATGGAAACGCTCTACCGACTGAGCTAAGGGGGCAGGCCACTCCGGGTCGCGGAAGCTCTCCGCGGCTCGGGGTGAAAGCCTCTAGCAGATTACACACACGCTCGAACGGGGCACAAATCGCCCGGTTGGGCGCGTTCGGAGGTCCGCTGGCAGGATGAGGAACATGCGCATCTCCGTGGTCGTCCCCGTCCTCGACGACGCTCACGAACTCGCGGGGTGCCTGGTCGCTCTCCGCTCTCAGACCCGGCTACCCGATGAGATCGTGGTGGTGGACAACGGCTGCGCCGACAACAGCGTCGATGTGGCCCGCGAGGCCGGTGCCCGTGTGGTCGCCGAGGCCGTGCGCGGCATCCCCTCGGCCGCCGCCACCGGCTATGACTCGGCCACCGGCGACGTGATCGCCCGACTGGATGCGGACTCCCGCCCCGGCCCGGACTGGACGGCACGGATCGAGCGCGCCTTCGCCGAGGACCCGGAGCTCGTCGCGATCTCCGGCCCGGGCGAGTTCATCGGACTGAGCGGCTGGCGGGCCCGCGCCGCGCAGTTGCTCTACATGGACGCGTACTTCTTCTCCGTGGGCGCGGCTATGGCTCACCCGGTGCTGTTCGGGTCGAATCTGGCGATGCGTCGCGAGGCGTGGCATCGCGCCCGCGACGGGGTCAACCGATCCGATCCGGAGTTGCACGACGACATCGACCTGTCGTTCCAGTTCGGGGCCGGCGACCGGCTCCGGGTGGACCGCACCTTGACCGTGGGTATCTCAGCGCGCCCGTTCGATGATCCCGCCGCGATGCGCAGGCGCTTCTCCAGGGCGTTCCGGACGATCGCCCGCAACTGGCGCGCCAGCCCGCCCTCGCAGCGCTGGATGGAGCGCGTCCAGCGCTGAGCCCCGCCTCTGTCCCGAGGGCTCGTCAGGACCAGACGAGCACCGACCACAGGACGATCTGGGTCACACAGAAGCCGGCCAACATGTTGAGCACCAGGAAACGCTTCCACCCCTCGTTGGTGCGCTCGGCGTCGGCGTCGGTGACCCTGACGTAGGCCGCCACGGTGGCCAGGTACGGCAGGATCGCGAACGCGGCCCCGGAGGCGGGCCACGGTGCCGCGGCCAGAAGGACCACCACCGCGGCGGCGTAGCAGGCCAGCGCGAACCACACCGCGGCCCGTGCCCCGAGCACGGTGGCGACGGACTTGAGGCCCGCCTCGCGGTCGAACCGCACGTCCTGGATGGCCCCGAAGGCCTGCGAGGCGGCGCCCCACAGCATGAAGGCGATCAGGCACGCCCACACTCCCCCGGTCAGCTCCTCACCGGCGATGGTCCAGCCGACGATCGCCGGGGAGACGAAGTGGAACGCGGAGGTGACCGAGTCCAGGAACGGGATCTCCTTGAACCGCAGCCCCTTGGCGCTGTACGCGATCACGGCGAACGCGCTCGCGGCGAGCCACAGTGACGACTCCCACGAGCCCACCAGCACCAGGTACACGAGGAACGGCACGGTGGTCACGGCGGAGGCCACGAGCGTGGCGGTGTGGCGGGACCGCTCGAGCACGGAACCCTCGACCCCGCCCTTGCGCGGGTTGCGCAGGTCCGACTCGTAGTCGAAGACGTCATTGATCCCGTACATCGCGAGGTTGTACGGCACCAGGAAGAAGAACGTGCCGATCACGCCGATGAGGTCGAACCCCCCGGTGGCCAGGAAGTACGCCAGCGCGAACGGCGCGGCGGTGTTGACCCACGACACCGGCCGGGACGACCAGAACAGCGTGGTCAGCAGGCCGGGTGCCGCAGGCCGCTCGGGGGTGCGGACCTCGTCGTCGTCACCATGATCCGAGGCGCGCGCCAGCGAGGCGTCCCCCCGACCCGACACCGTCGGATTCCCCACCTCGGCCCCGACGCGCGGGGCGGCGGTGAGCAGCGCCCACACCGACGGGACGAACACGGCCGCGGCCACGGCGTAGGCGAAGTCCTCGATGGGCGCGACGCCCAGGCGGATTCCGCTGGTCAGCTCGTCGTCGTAGGCCACGAGACCGGCCGAGATCATGATGTTGTCGAAGACCGCGGTGAGGATCATGAGGATCAGCAGCGCGCCGCCCACCCCGATCAGCCACCGGCGTTTCTCGGCCCCGCGCAGGCGCCAGGCCGCGAGGAGGGCGACGGCCACCACGGGGATGGACATGGTGAGGTTGAGGGTCGTGTACAGGCTGGTCACCGGCGCTCCCCCGTCGTCCGGGCGACGCCGGAATCGTGGGAGGTCCGAGAGACCCGCGATCGGTGCTCGACCGCGCGCGAGACGCCCGCCGCGCACACCAGCGCGAGGTGGGACAGGAACGCCAGGAACACGACCTCCTCGAACGGGATCTCCGGCGCCACGGTCAGCCCGGTCATGAAGTCGGTCTGACCGCGGAAGAACACGCCGCTGCGCACGCCGAGGACGTCCCAGGTGAGTAGGAGCGCCACAGAGGCGGTGACGGCGAGCGCCGCGGCGGCGGGCGCGCGGAACGCCGCCAGTTTCCAGCGATGATCGATCACCAGGATGCCGGCGAACGAGACCACCTGGACCAGGAGATAGGCCAGCCCGATCACCTGTCGGACACCGATGGGCCGGACGCCGAATTATCGGACACAGCTCTGTCGATCACGGTTCTATCGAACACCGTGCCGCCGCCGGGTTCCGCCACCGGGGCCGTTCTCGTGTCGCCGCGGACGTGTTTGAGCACCAGCTCGGCGCTGATCAGGCACATCGGCAACCCGATCCCGGGAATGGTGGACGCCCCCGCGTAGTAGAGACCGTCGACGTGCCTGGAGACGTTGCGGGTCCGGAAGAACGCGCTCTGCGCCAGCGTGTGGGCGGGGCCGAGGGCGGTGCCGCGCCACGCACCGAGGTCGTCCTCCAGATCGGCCGGCGCGATGGTGCGGCGGACCACCACCCGCTCGGCCAGATCCGGGATGCCGGTCCAGTCGGCGATCTGGGCGATCGCCTGGTCGGCTGCCGCCTCGATGGTCGCGTCACCGGCGCCGCCCACTCCGCCGTGGCCGAGGCCCGGATCGGCGGGGATGGGGACCAGGACGAAGAGGTTCTCGTGCCCGGCGGGAGCGATGCCGGCACCCTCGTCATCGGTCGCGCTGGGCCGGCACACGTAGAGCGAGGCCGGATCGGGGATGTGGGTGGAGTCGCCGAAGATGGCGTCGAAGCCCTCCTCCCACCGATCGGTGAACAGCAGGGTGTGGTGCGCCAACTGCGGCAGCTCGCCCTTCACGCCGAGCAGCATGAGCAGAGCGCCGGGTCCGGGCATCTTCGAGTCCCAGTAGGACTGCGGGTAGGTGCGGAGCTTCTCCGGGAGCCACCGGGTCTCGAGGTGGTGCAGGTCGGCAGCGCCGACGACGAGGCCGGCGGGCAGCGTCCGCTCGGCACCGGTCCGGTCACGCACCCGGACGCCGGTCACCCGGGCCCGGGCTCCGACGGTCCCGCCGTTCGATCCGCCCTCGGAGGTGGTGAGTTCCACCGCCTCGGTGCCGGTGTGGATGCGCACCCCCTGCGCCTCGGCCACCCGCCGGACGGCGGCGATGACCTCGGTGAACCCTCCGCGCGGGTACAGCACCCCGTCGGTGAGGTCGAGGTGGCTCATCAGGTGGTAGATCGAGGGCGCCAGGTACGGCGAGGAACCCAGGAACACGGCCGGGTATCCCAGGATCTGCTGGATCCGGCGATCGGTGAAGCGGCGGGAGACGAAGGAATGCAACGGCTGCACGAGCCGCGCCACCAGCGCACCCGAGCGGGCCAGCACGTCCGGCCGCACCAGGGCCGGGTAGGAGGTGAAGTTGGTGTAGAGGAACCGGCGCAGGGCCAGGTCGTAGGTGGTCCTGGCCGAGTCGAGGTACCTGCCCAGCGCGGAACCGGCACCCGGCTCGAGCGACTCGAACAGCGCCTGCGACGCCTCGCGGTCCGAGCGGATGTCGACCGGGTCGGTGAGGCCCTCGAAGTAGACGCGGTAGCCGGGATCCAGGCGGACCAGGTCCAGTTGCTCGGCGGCGGAGGAGCCGCAGAGCCGGAAGAAGTGGTCGAACACCTCGGGCATCAGGTACCAGGACGGGCCGGTGTCGAACCGGAACCCGTCGGCCGACCAGCTGCCGGCGCGACCGCCCACCTCGTCCATGGCCTCGACCAGCGTGACGTCGCGACCCTCGCGAGCGAGCAGCGCGGCAGTGGCCAGGCCGGCGATCCCGCCGCCCACCACCACGACGGGTCCGTCCGGGGCAGGACGGCGCGCGTGCGCGCCGGGCAGTCGGCCGGTCAGTGCGCGGGCGCCCGACCCGAGGAGACTCCGGGCGCTCATCGCACGACCGCCCGTCCGCGCACCGCGCCGGATCGTCCCCGACCCGAGGCGGCCCGGCCGATCACGGCGAGCTTGACCGGGTTGGGCACCCGGACGCGGCCCGCACTCACCCCGGCCGCGCCGGCCGCCCGGAGGCGGTCGTTGAGCTCGGCGAACAGGTCGTGAGCGGCCAGCACCGCGAGCCGGTCCCGCCCGGGGATGCCCTCGATCGAGGCGCGGGCGATGCGCAGGTCCGCGTCCACGTCGTTGGCGAGTTCGGCGAGGTCCCGGTCGGTCAGCGCCCGCGGGTCACGTCCCGGCAGGTAGTTGCGACCGAGTTCCAGAGAGTCCTCCCGGATGTCCCGGAGGAAGTTGACCTTCTGGAACGCAGAACCGAGCGCGCGCGCTCCGGCGGCCATCTCGTCGTCGTCACCCAGTCCCCCACCGGCGAACGTCCGCAGACACATCTCCCCGATCACCTCCGCCGAACCGTGGATGTACCGGCGCAACGACTCCTCGGTGTGCTCGGTGACCTCCAGGTCCGCCTCCATGGAGTCGTAGAACGGGTCGATCAACCGGGCACCGATCCCGAACCGACGGGCGGTGTCGGCGAAGGCGTGGGTGATCGGGTCCGGGTCGAGGCCGCGCTCGACCGCGCGGTGGGTCCGTCGGCGGGCGTCGGCGATGAGCTCGCGGGCCGCGACAGGGTCGTCCATCGCTCCGTCGACGACCTCGTCCCCGACCCGGGCCCACGCGTAGATCGCGGCGACGTGCGGCCGGGTGGCCGGCGCCAGCAGCCGGCAGGCCAGGGCGAACGAGGTGGAGTACCGGCGCAGGATCACGTCGCTGCACTTGCGGGCAGCCTCCGTGAACTCGGCGTGCGGGCTCTGCGGGGTCATCGGGTCCTCTCGAGGGCGGTGGCCAGGTGGGTGTCGAGCGCGCCCCGAAGGTCGTGCGGGACGGCCGGGGAGTCCAGTGCGGCGCGGGCGGCGGTCACCAGGTCCTCGGCGAGCCCCAACGCGTGCTCTCGGGCGCCGCACTCGGCCAGGAGCGACCGCGCGGTCGCCGGATCCGGGTGGGCACGACCGGGGTCAGCACGATCGGAGTCAGCACGGTCCGGGTGGACACGCTCAGCGCGGGCACGGCCGAATCCGGTACCACCGAGCGCGGTGTCGATTCGCGGCCATTCCTCGGTGGCGGAGGCGAACGCGAGCAGCACCGTGGGGGCCCGGCGCACCAGATCACCCTCGTTGGACTTGCCGGTCACCGCCGGGTCGCCGAAGACGCCGAGGACGTCATCGATCACCTGATACGCGGTCCCCAGGTGACGGCCGGTCTCACGAAGCGGGGGGATCAACTCCTCCGGCCCCCCGGCCAGCACCACGCCCAGCACCAACGGCAGGGTCACGGAGTAGGCCGCGGTCTTGGCGGCGCCGATCGCCAGCGCGCGCTCCTGCGTGGTCGGCTCGCCGTGGGCCGCCCCGTGCACGTCCGCGTACTCCCCGACGATGGAGGCCACCACCGCCCGCTCGACCTCCGCCATGGCGCGGTGCAGCACCTGAGCCGACACGGGCAGTCGCGCGAACTCCCCCATCGCGGCCACCAGCAGGAGGTCCCCGCCGAGGAGTCCCCCCACCATTCCGACGTGCGCAGCGGTCTCACGGGGTAGACCCGAGTCGGCGGCGCGCGCCGTGGTGCGCCCCTGCAGGTTCGGCCGGCCTCTCCGGTGGTCGTCGCCGTCGGCCACGTCATCGTGGACGAGGAACGCCTCGTGGAGGAGTTCGAGCGCCTGACAGGCTGCGGCGCGCACCGCCTCGTCGTCCCCGCCGGCGTGCGTGTAGACGACGTCGAACAGCGCGGACCGCATGCCCTTGCCGGATCGGGTGGTGTGGTCGAGGTCCGCCACCCAGTCGTCGACGGCGGGGCCCAGGCCCTCGGGAAGGTCACGAGAGGTCATCCGCTGGGCGGCGGTTACCGAAGCCAGTGTCATGTCCTGTTGTTCGGAGCCGACCCTGTCGTGGATACCCCTCACCTCGAATCTTTTCGACGAGATGCGGCGCGCTGGCGTTCGGCACCCAGAGCCGCGAAAGTCCACGGTGTCACACGGTCACACTATCGCGGCCCGGAAATGCACGAAGACCCCCGCTTGTGGCGGGGGTCTCGCGTGCCAGATGATGGATTCGAACCAACGTAGGCATAAGCCGACGGATTTACAATCCGCTCCCTTTGGCCGCTCGGGCAATCTGGCGTGCACCCTCTGGGGGGCGCTACGACACGATACAACGCAGGTGACCCCCGGTGCCAAATCGGGGGCGGGCGGCGCGGCCTGAGCCGCTGGCCCGGCCGGGTAACCTGGCCGGGATCGACCCCCCACCACCAGAAGGAGCGCATCCATGGCCTCGGAGTCCTCGTTCGACATCGTCTCGGAGTTCGACCGCCAGGAGGTGGACAACGCCCTCAACCAGGCCGCCAAGGAGCTGGGGACCCGCTACGACTTCCGCGGCACCGACACCGGCATCGAGTGGAAGGGCGACGACGCGGTGGAGATCGTCGCGGACTCCGAGGACCGTGTGATGGCCGCCAAGGACGTGTTCATCGAGAAGCTGGTCCGCCGGGGCCTGAGCATGAAGGCGCTGGAGGTGGGTGAGCCGATGCCGTCGGGCAAGGGGTTCCGCCTGGTCGGCACCCTCAAGCAGGGCATCGACAAGGAGAACGCCAAGAAGATCACCAAGCTCCTGCGCGACGAGGGCCCCAAGGGCGTCAAGGCGCAGATCCAGGGCGAGGAGATCCGGGTGTCGTCCAAGAAGCGCGACGACCTGCAGGAGTGCATGCAGCTGCTCAAGAAGGCCGACCTCGAGGTCGCGCTGCAGTTCACCAACTACCGGTAGATCGACGACCTTGCCCTTCCCAGGGGGTCACCGGACGGGCGGCCGAGCCGCGGCCGCGGTCCCCGGTGTCCGGGCGGTGGCGGCGGCCGTGGGCCTGTCCCTGCTGGTGGGATGTGCGGTCGGGGGCGACGACGACGAGGACTCCAGGCTCCTGACCGTCTTCGCCGCCGCCTCGCTCACCGGCGCGTTCACCCAGATCGCCGAGGACTTCGAGCGCGACAACCCCGGCGTGGAGGTTCGGCTGTCCTTCGACGGCTCTTCCGGGCTGGTCGACCAGATCGCCGGAGGCGCCCCGGCTGAGGTGTTCGCCTCGGCGGACACGAGCAGCATGGACCGGGCCGTTGCCGAGGGGCTGGTCCCCGGCGAGCCGGCGGTGTTCGCGACCAACGTCCTCACGCTGATCACCCCGCCCGGGAACCCCGCCGGCGTCACCGGCCTGGACGGCTCCCTCGACGGGACCCGCCTGGTCGTGTGCGCCGAGGGTGTCCCCTGCGGCACCGCCGCACGCGCGCTGGCCGCGGCGGCCGGGGTGGAGTTGCGGCCGGTGAGCGAGGAGTCCAAGGTCACCGACGTGCGGGGCAAGGTCACCTCCGGGGAGGCCGACGTCGGGATCGTCTACACCACCGACGCCCGCGCCGCCGGGGACCGGGTCGAGCAGATCCCGATACCTCGCGCGGAGGCCGAACCCAACCGGTATCAGATCGCGGTGGTTGACCGCGCCGGCCGCGGCGCAGACGGCTCTGGCGCAGACAGTTCTAAGCCAGACGGCTCTGGCACGGACGGGGCCGATGCGGCCCGGCGGTTCGTCGACGCCGTCACCGGCGAGGCGGGCCGCGCCGCGCTCGTCGGCCACGGGTTCGGTCTCCCGTGACCCGCCCCCCGCTGCCCCGGTGGCTGATCGTCGCCGCGACCCTCGCCGTGGTTCTGGCCGCCCTGCCGCTGCTGGGCATGGCCGTCCGTATCCCGTGGGCGGCGGTCCCCGCGCTGCTCACCTCGGAGGCCGCACGGGAGGCCACGCTGCTCAGCCTGCGCACGTGCGCGGTGTCCACCCTGCTGTGTGTGCTGCTGGGCACTCCCCTCGCGGTGCTGCTGTCCCGCAGCCACGGGCCCCTGGCCGGTGTGGCCCGCACGGTCACGGCGCTGCCGATGGTGCTGCCGCCCGTGGTGGCGGGGCTGGCACTGCTCACCACGCTCGGACGGACCGGCGTGGTGGGTCGGCACCTGTCCGTGCTGGGGATCGAGATCGGCTTCACCACCGCCGCCGTGGTGATCGCCCAGACCTTCGTGGCCATGCCGTTCCTCGTGATCGCGCTGGAGGGTGCGCTGAGGTCGGTGGACGCCCGGCTCGAACGCGCCGCCGCCTCCCTGGGCGCCTCCCCGACCCGCGTGCTCGTCACGGTGACGCTGCCGCTGGTCCTGCCCGCCCTGCTCGCCGGGGCCTCCATGTCCTTCGCCCGTGCGCTCGGCGAGTTCGGTGCCACCCTGACCTTCGCCGGATCACTGCAGGGGACCACGCGCACCCTGCCGCTGGAGATCTATCTGAGCCGCGAGGCGGACACCGACACCGCCCTCGCGCTGG
This Dietzia psychralcaliphila DNA region includes the following protein-coding sequences:
- the modA gene encoding molybdate ABC transporter substrate-binding protein is translated as MPFPGGHRTGGRAAAAVPGVRAVAAAVGLSLLVGCAVGGDDDEDSRLLTVFAAASLTGAFTQIAEDFERDNPGVEVRLSFDGSSGLVDQIAGGAPAEVFASADTSSMDRAVAEGLVPGEPAVFATNVLTLITPPGNPAGVTGLDGSLDGTRLVVCAEGVPCGTAARALAAAAGVELRPVSEESKVTDVRGKVTSGEADVGIVYTTDARAAGDRVEQIPIPRAEAEPNRYQIAVVDRAGRGADGSGADSSKPDGSGTDGADAARRFVDAVTGEAGRAALVGHGFGLP
- a CDS encoding ABC transporter permease produces the protein MTRPPLPRWLIVAATLAVVLAALPLLGMAVRIPWAAVPALLTSEAAREATLLSLRTCAVSTLLCVLLGTPLAVLLSRSHGPLAGVARTVTALPMVLPPVVAGLALLTTLGRTGVVGRHLSVLGIEIGFTTAAVVIAQTFVAMPFLVIALEGALRSVDARLERAAASLGASPTRVLVTVTLPLVLPALLAGASMSFARALGEFGATLTFAGSLQGTTRTLPLEIYLSREADTDTALALALVLIVVAALLMAASAFVARRVVVGRG
- a CDS encoding polyprenyl synthetase family protein; this translates as MTLASVTAAQRMTSRDLPEGLGPAVDDWVADLDHTTRSGKGMRSALFDVVYTHAGGDDEAVRAAACQALELLHEAFLVHDDVADGDDHRRGRPNLQGRTTARAADSGLPRETAAHVGMVGGLLGGDLLLVAAMGEFARLPVSAQVLHRAMAEVERAVVASIVGEYADVHGAAHGEPTTQERALAIGAAKTAAYSVTLPLVLGVVLAGGPEELIPPLRETGRHLGTAYQVIDDVLGVFGDPAVTGKSNEGDLVRRAPTVLLAFASATEEWPRIDTALGGTGFGRARAERVHPDRADSDRADPGRAHPDPATARSLLAECGAREHALGLAEDLVTAARAALDSPAVPHDLRGALDTHLATALERTR
- a CDS encoding YajQ family cyclic di-GMP-binding protein, giving the protein MASESSFDIVSEFDRQEVDNALNQAAKELGTRYDFRGTDTGIEWKGDDAVEIVADSEDRVMAAKDVFIEKLVRRGLSMKALEVGEPMPSGKGFRLVGTLKQGIDKENAKKITKLLRDEGPKGVKAQIQGEEIRVSSKKRDDLQECMQLLKKADLEVALQFTNYR